TTAGCTCGTACTCGATAAATCTCTAGACGTTCATTCAACAAATTGATCAGCGGTTCAATATCCTCAGATTGGCGATACTCTGGAGCCACCCGCAATCGCACTCGCCCTGGTGTTTGACTGATCAGTTCAGCATAAATAGGTGAAACACCTATTTCGGGCGTCGTTTCCTTTAGTTTTGGCATTTTAGAATTATTGGTGATGATCATAATTAATTCTCAATTATGAATTGTGCCTCATGAATTGTAGAGACGCGCCATGGCGCGTCTCTACACAGTTAATCGAAATTAACCTTCACTATTCGGCGCGGGTTCCAATTCGGCTTGGTTTTTTTGTTCAGCCAATTCTGCCTTTGCTTCTGCCACGATGTCTTCAAAAACTTCGCCAGATTCTGAGATC
The window above is part of the Coleofasciculus chthonoplastes PCC 7420 genome. Proteins encoded here:
- a CDS encoding DUF5132 domain-containing protein encodes the protein MSESGEVFEDIVAEAKAELAEQKNQAELEPAPNSEG